The region GACGGTCGCAAAGTACTATGCGATGTGTGAATGGTTTGATGAAACCTGTGGGCAAATCATGGAGTCCCTGGAAGAACGCGGACTGGCCGAAAACACCATGATTGTTTACTTGACCGACAACGGTTGGATTCAAAACCCCGATGGTCGCGGCTACGCTCCACGCAGTAAACAGACGCCTTATGAATATGGAGTGCGGACGCCGATTTTCTATTGGATGCCCGGAAAGATCAAACCCGGCGTGCGAACCGATCTGGTAACCAGCTTGGATATCTACCCGACCATGTTGGCAGCAGCTGGTGGCGAAGTCTCAGATCAACTGCCAGGTCTGGATCTAATGGATGAACTTTCCACTGGCGACAAGATTGATCGTGACACGGTTTATGGCGAAGGTTTTGCACATGATATCGCTGACATCGAAAAGCCCGAAGCCTCGTTGTTGTACCGTTGGGTCATCGAAGGTCCTTGGAAACTGCTGCTGACCTATGACGGCGAAGTCAATCGCTATCAGTCGACGCATCCTCGAACCGAAAAAGGGCCTCAACTGTTCAACTTGATCGATGACCCGCACGAAAAAACTAACCTCGCCAAAGATCACCCCGATGTGGTGGCCCGTTTGGCAAAGAAGCTTGAGCAGTGGTACCCTGTGACGGAACGCAAGACGATCACGACACCGTGATCGTCAAGGCCTGGATAACCCGATGAGCCCCGCTTGTCGGGTTTGAATTTACCGACGCCAACTTGAATGGTTGTATGCAATTAAATCATGAAAGAGTGATTTCTCTGGGATCATCTGTCGTATCGATTGCTTTCGTGTTGATCCTTTCAGCGACTTTCCAGAGTCCCACTTGGGCAGGGAAATACAACACCGTCGTCAACATTGGTGACGAGGCTCCGCAATGGCAGGACTTGCCTGGAACCGATGGTAAACTTCATTCATCGGATGAATTGAAAGACGCCAAAGCAACCGTGGTTGTCTTCACATGCAATTCTTGCCCTTATGCGATCGACGCCGAATCACGTTTGATCGATCTGGCTAAGGCTTACGAATCCAAGGGGGTTCAAATCGTAGCGGTCAATGTCAACAAGGTCGAGGAAGATCTGCTTCCCGCGATGAAAGAACGTGCGGAGCTGAAGAAGTATCCTTTCACCTATCTGTTTGACGAATCACAGAAGATCGCGAAGGATTTTGGCGCTAAATACACTCCAGAATTCTTCTTGCTCGATGCCCAACGCA is a window of Stieleria sp. JC731 DNA encoding:
- a CDS encoding thioredoxin family protein, translated to MLILSATFQSPTWAGKYNTVVNIGDEAPQWQDLPGTDGKLHSSDELKDAKATVVVFTCNSCPYAIDAESRLIDLAKAYESKGVQIVAVNVNKVEEDLLPAMKERAELKKYPFTYLFDESQKIAKDFGAKYTPEFFLLDAQRKIVYMGSMDDSPDGKDVKQQYLRSAIEAVLNGQTVTDSETVPIGCRIRLERERRRRR